In one window of Chitinophagales bacterium DNA:
- a CDS encoding polysaccharide biosynthesis protein — translation METVSLKLKKLSKISIIPRWMIFCIDLGLVNVAFFLAVLIRYDFSTLSVEFPVLSNAWILINAFGIFLFLLFRTYAGIIRFSGVQDALRIFFVAFFLDSGLALLNYFVIAYSGFAVIGYSIIIIHGLLSFVLLTAYRLLVKYMFVYLSSVKGISKRVVIYGAGDVGISTKRALEHDLNEKITIVAFVDDDLRKANKRIDGVRIEYADKLPALLQSQDIDELIIATLRLPTDKKNHIVDICLSSKVSVFTIPPLKKWINGQFQARQLQNVKIEDLLDRDPIMIYNDIVGEQIKGKNILITGGAGSIGSEIVRQCLQYKPKQILIVDTAESALHDLELELLDKNFIAFKPVLASVCNLQRMEAIFQQYQPAVIYHAAAYKHVPMMEHHPVEAILTNVKGSKMIADLAVKYGAERMVMVSTDKAVNPTNVMGASKRIAEIYVQSYFRHLQAGGTQTKFITTRFGNVLGSNGSVIPRFKKQIEAGGPVTVTHPEITRYFMTIPEACQLVLEAGAMGEGGEVFVFDMGKSVKIVDLAKKMIQLSGFVPDKDIKIEFTGLRPGEKLYEELLTKNENTIPTYHEKILIAKTRVYDFNEIQTQIGQLIQLAESHAGFEVIVQEMKVLVPEFISKNSAFEQLDKDRGSLKAV, via the coding sequence ATGGAAACTGTTAGCCTCAAGCTTAAAAAGCTTTCAAAAATTAGTATCATTCCTAGATGGATGATTTTCTGTATTGATTTAGGTCTAGTTAATGTTGCATTTTTTTTGGCTGTACTGATCAGATATGATTTTAGTACACTTTCTGTTGAGTTTCCAGTACTTAGTAATGCTTGGATATTAATTAATGCATTTGGAATTTTCCTGTTTTTGCTCTTTAGAACTTATGCAGGTATTATTCGCTTCAGTGGTGTCCAAGATGCGTTAAGAATTTTTTTTGTTGCATTTTTTTTGGACTCAGGACTTGCTTTGCTTAATTACTTTGTTATTGCCTATAGTGGGTTTGCTGTTATTGGCTATTCTATCATTATTATTCATGGCCTGTTATCATTTGTTTTATTAACTGCGTATCGTTTGCTCGTCAAATATATGTTTGTATACCTTAGTTCTGTTAAGGGTATTAGCAAAAGGGTAGTAATTTATGGAGCAGGAGATGTAGGTATTTCCACCAAGCGAGCTTTGGAGCATGATTTGAATGAGAAAATCACTATTGTTGCCTTTGTAGATGATGATTTACGAAAGGCCAATAAGCGCATTGATGGGGTGAGAATTGAGTATGCAGATAAATTGCCTGCTTTATTGCAATCCCAAGATATTGATGAGTTAATCATTGCTACCTTACGCTTACCTACAGATAAGAAAAACCATATTGTAGATATTTGTTTGTCTAGTAAAGTGTCTGTTTTTACCATTCCACCTTTAAAAAAATGGATAAATGGACAGTTTCAAGCCAGACAATTGCAGAATGTGAAGATTGAGGATTTACTGGATCGTGATCCCATCATGATTTATAACGACATTGTAGGGGAGCAGATCAAGGGCAAAAATATCCTCATTACAGGTGGTGCGGGTTCTATTGGTAGTGAAATAGTGCGTCAATGTTTACAGTACAAACCCAAGCAAATCCTAATTGTTGATACAGCTGAATCAGCTTTGCATGATTTAGAATTGGAATTATTGGATAAGAACTTCATTGCGTTTAAGCCGGTATTAGCTAGTGTGTGTAACCTGCAGCGTATGGAAGCTATTTTCCAACAATACCAACCTGCAGTCATTTATCATGCAGCGGCGTACAAGCATGTGCCCATGATGGAGCATCATCCGGTAGAAGCCATTCTCACCAATGTGAAGGGTTCCAAAATGATTGCGGATCTAGCGGTGAAATATGGAGCAGAACGCATGGTGATGGTATCTACTGATAAAGCCGTCAATCCTACCAATGTAATGGGGGCATCCAAGCGTATTGCAGAAATTTATGTGCAATCTTATTTCCGTCACTTACAGGCAGGTGGTACCCAAACCAAATTCATCACTACGCGTTTCGGAAATGTATTAGGCTCCAATGGTTCTGTGATTCCACGCTTTAAAAAGCAAATAGAAGCAGGCGGTCCGGTTACCGTTACCCATCCGGAAATTACCCGTTATTTCATGACCATTCCTGAAGCATGTCAGCTGGTATTGGAAGCCGGTGCAATGGGAGAAGGTGGTGAGGTATTTGTATTTGATATGGGTAAGTCGGTAAAGATTGTAGACCTCGCGAAGAAGATGATTCAGCTCTCCGGTTTTGTGCCCGATAAGGATATCAAGATAGAATTCACCGGCTTAAGACCTGGCGAGAAATTATACGAGGAACTGCTCACGAAGAACGAGAATACCATTCCTACCTATCACGAGAAAATCCTCATTGCGAAAACGCGTGTATACGATTTCAATGAAATTCAAACCCAAATCGGTCAATTGATTCAATTGGCAGAATCACACGCCGGCTTTGAGGTCATTGTTCAGGAAATGAAGGTTTTAGTACCTGAATTCATCAGTAAAAATTCTGCTTTTGAGCAGTTAGATAAAGACCGCGGCAGCTTAAAAGCGGTCTAA
- a CDS encoding aminotransferase class I/II-fold pyridoxal phosphate-dependent enzyme, translating to MKEKVWLSSPHMGSNEIEFVKDAFLTNWIAPLGPHVDGFENDIQSYVKVSHAAVLSSGTAAIHLALIILGVEAGDEVLCQSFTFSGSANPIMYQGATPVFIGSEAETWNMCPNALEDAIKDRIRLGKKPKAIIPVHLYGMPAKMNEINSIALKYEIPVIEDAAEALGSHINGKMCGSFGELGVLSFNGNKIITTSGGGALLSKSREHIAQARFLSTQARDSAVHYQHSVVGYNYRMSNICAGIGRGQMEVLDERVSQRRANFMAYQNAFSEIPAIKFLSEPSGFFSNRWLTTVIVDSNNSNGATREDIRMALELENIESRPLWKPMHMQPVFKGMPFYGTTLAEQLFDNGLCLPSGSNLKTSDFDRIVSIIMGIFK from the coding sequence ATGAAAGAAAAAGTTTGGTTATCCTCTCCTCACATGGGAAGTAATGAGATAGAGTTTGTTAAAGATGCTTTTTTAACAAATTGGATTGCACCATTAGGGCCGCATGTTGATGGATTCGAGAATGATATTCAAAGCTATGTGAAAGTTTCTCATGCTGCAGTGTTAAGCTCTGGAACAGCTGCAATTCATTTAGCGCTTATAATTTTAGGAGTTGAAGCTGGTGATGAAGTTCTTTGTCAGAGTTTTACTTTTTCTGGTTCTGCAAATCCGATAATGTATCAAGGAGCAACTCCTGTTTTTATTGGCTCTGAGGCAGAAACTTGGAATATGTGCCCAAATGCCCTTGAAGATGCTATTAAAGATAGAATTCGACTCGGTAAAAAGCCCAAAGCTATAATACCAGTACACCTTTATGGTATGCCAGCAAAAATGAATGAAATAAATTCTATAGCATTAAAATACGAGATTCCAGTTATTGAGGATGCTGCGGAGGCTTTAGGATCACATATAAATGGTAAGATGTGTGGTTCATTTGGAGAGCTTGGCGTTTTGTCATTCAATGGCAATAAGATTATTACTACATCAGGGGGAGGAGCATTATTAAGCAAAAGCAGAGAACATATTGCCCAAGCGAGATTTCTTTCTACTCAGGCAAGAGACTCAGCAGTACATTATCAGCATTCTGTTGTTGGATATAATTATAGGATGAGTAACATATGTGCGGGAATTGGTAGAGGGCAAATGGAAGTTCTTGATGAAAGAGTATCTCAACGAAGAGCTAATTTTATGGCTTATCAGAATGCATTTTCTGAAATCCCAGCTATTAAGTTTCTATCTGAACCAAGCGGTTTTTTTTCTAACCGTTGGTTAACAACAGTAATTGTTGATTCTAATAATTCAAATGGGGCCACCCGAGAGGATATAAGAATGGCGTTAGAACTTGAAAATATTGAATCACGCCCCCTATGGAAACCCATGCATATGCAACCTGTATTTAAGGGTATGCCATTTTATGGTACAACACTAGCCGAGCAATTATTCGATAATGGACTTTGCCTGCCGTCTGGCTCTAATTTGAAAACATCAGATTTTGATAGAATTGTTTCTATAATTATGGGTATCTTTAAATAG
- a CDS encoding metallophosphatase family protein: protein MRYLIFGDVHGNLPALEQLLKIEKGNYDVLICHGDVVGYGPWADECVSLLNQDKSNILLRGNHEDAFINKNYLGTNSIAKSFFEFCLPRFSEFKSILEYQDYFDLGNFLVKHTINDMYIFIDTDLSNILIDRNFIIGHSHYQFSRFIDQFTIINTGSLGQNRKSINLAEYIIFDQKVNRVDLKSFVFNIDVLINEMIIKGYPDTCINYYQSKNRV, encoded by the coding sequence ATGCGCTATTTGATATTTGGTGACGTGCATGGTAATCTTCCTGCACTAGAGCAATTATTGAAAATCGAAAAAGGAAATTATGATGTACTTATATGCCATGGTGATGTTGTTGGATACGGGCCATGGGCAGATGAGTGTGTATCATTACTTAATCAAGATAAAAGCAATATCTTATTAAGAGGGAATCATGAGGATGCTTTTATAAATAAAAATTATCTTGGTACTAACTCGATAGCTAAATCTTTTTTTGAGTTTTGTTTGCCAAGGTTTTCCGAATTTAAATCTATTTTAGAATATCAAGATTATTTTGATTTAGGCAATTTCTTAGTTAAGCATACGATAAATGATATGTATATTTTTATTGATACTGACCTTTCCAATATTCTTATCGATAGAAATTTTATAATAGGACATTCTCATTATCAGTTTTCTAGGTTTATTGATCAGTTTACCATTATTAATACTGGTAGTCTAGGCCAGAACAGGAAGAGTATTAACCTGGCTGAGTACATAATTTTTGACCAAAAAGTTAATCGAGTAGATCTAAAGTCTTTTGTTTTTAATATCGATGTTTTGATTAATGAAATGATTATTAAGGGGTATCCTGATACATGTATTAATTATTATCAATCTAAAAATAGGGTATAG